One genomic window of Candidatus Zixiibacteriota bacterium includes the following:
- a CDS encoding aspartate aminotransferase family protein, which produces MNYDAVSEKTLQNVGYSSMPDDDVFKLEDTYGAHHYTRLHTVIHHTEGAWLYTKDGRKILDCLSAYSAANPGHHHPHIVKAIVDALHKGYGSVISNVVYTDVRAQFLKNLCELVPQLGPRFGNNGNKALCKNGGVESVETAIKLARYYGYKAKGIQDGKQEIIVFSSNFHGRMITVVSFSETPKYKEGFGPLTPGFKLAQYGDLKSVESLINDNTCGILVEPMQGEGGMYIPPTGFLKGLRQLADKHDLMLIFDEIQVGLGRTGRDFCFQHEDVTPDAIIIGKAISGGLVPLSALVTNSKLMDMVFHPGTEGSTYGGYSLAMAAGIAAIEVFKRERLSERSAKMGAYLKAKIEAVAKRSTHVKEVRGRGLFIGIEVKDGDAMKFCRKLLELDLLANDSHGHTIRISPPLVITEAEADYIVERLEKVLVD; this is translated from the coding sequence ATGAACTACGATGCCGTGTCGGAAAAGACCCTCCAAAACGTTGGCTATTCTTCTATGCCGGATGACGACGTTTTCAAGCTCGAAGATACTTACGGCGCACACCACTACACCCGCTTGCATACTGTCATTCATCACACGGAAGGCGCGTGGCTGTACACCAAGGACGGCCGCAAGATTCTTGACTGCCTGTCGGCCTACAGTGCTGCCAATCCGGGGCATCATCATCCACATATCGTCAAAGCGATCGTGGATGCTCTCCACAAGGGCTATGGCTCGGTAATTTCCAACGTCGTTTACACCGACGTGCGGGCGCAATTCCTTAAGAATCTCTGCGAACTCGTGCCGCAACTGGGGCCGCGTTTCGGCAACAACGGCAACAAAGCCCTCTGCAAGAATGGCGGCGTCGAGTCGGTCGAAACTGCCATCAAATTGGCGCGCTACTACGGCTACAAGGCCAAGGGCATTCAGGACGGCAAGCAGGAGATCATCGTCTTCTCGTCGAATTTCCACGGCCGCATGATTACCGTCGTTTCCTTCTCGGAAACACCGAAGTACAAGGAAGGCTTCGGCCCGCTGACGCCCGGCTTCAAGCTGGCTCAGTACGGCGACCTCAAGAGCGTCGAATCGCTTATCAACGACAATACTTGCGGCATCCTGGTTGAGCCGATGCAGGGCGAGGGCGGCATGTACATTCCGCCGACCGGCTTCCTGAAGGGCTTGCGCCAACTGGCCGACAAGCATGACCTGATGCTCATTTTTGATGAGATTCAGGTCGGTCTGGGCCGTACCGGCCGCGACTTCTGTTTCCAGCACGAGGATGTCACGCCGGATGCAATCATTATCGGCAAGGCGATTTCGGGCGGCCTGGTACCGTTGTCGGCATTGGTCACCAACTCGAAATTGATGGACATGGTCTTCCATCCCGGGACGGAAGGCTCGACTTACGGCGGCTATTCGCTGGCGATGGCGGCGGGAATTGCCGCAATCGAGGTGTTCAAGCGCGAACGGCTTTCCGAGCGTTCGGCGAAAATGGGCGCGTATCTGAAGGCCAAGATCGAGGCAGTCGCCAAGCGCTCGACGCATGTCAAGGAAGTGCGCGGCCGCGGCCTGTTCATCGGCATTGAAGTCAAGGACGGCGATGCCATGAAGTTCTGCCGCAAGCTGCTGGAGCTGGATCTTTTGGCCAACGACAGCCACGGCCACACGATTCGCATCAGCCCGCCGCTGGTCATTACTGAGGCCGAAGCCGACTATATCGTCGAACGGCTGGAAAAAGTGCTGGTCGACTAA
- a CDS encoding PD40 domain-containing protein, protein MKAIAIATTALTVILIGCADAAGPGSPKIQLNRDSTEIFVRSGENKRTVLLHVSDLADTVPMAFPHSADQRFDNQKFHHMAASPDGKWVAFVSGTDDQWLGVYNCEQQYDKFVVFGIQTRFYDLIWSPDSKYLAYGFKGPDQRLLIHLMEPQGKNDVRPKPMNGWQKLTQSNENLRLVGWKQAADTSFAFEVLDSLGRVSERQEIPLHRPAPPSQPSDR, encoded by the coding sequence ATGAAAGCCATTGCCATAGCGACCACCGCGTTGACCGTCATCCTGATCGGGTGTGCCGATGCCGCCGGACCGGGCAGCCCGAAAATCCAACTCAATCGCGACAGCACGGAGATCTTCGTTCGCTCCGGCGAAAATAAGCGCACGGTACTGCTGCATGTTTCCGATCTGGCGGACACCGTGCCGATGGCGTTTCCGCACTCGGCTGATCAACGCTTTGACAATCAGAAATTCCATCACATGGCAGCCTCCCCCGACGGCAAATGGGTCGCGTTCGTGTCCGGCACCGACGATCAGTGGCTAGGCGTCTACAATTGCGAACAGCAATATGACAAATTCGTGGTGTTCGGAATCCAGACGCGCTTCTACGATCTGATCTGGAGTCCCGACAGCAAGTACCTGGCCTACGGCTTCAAAGGGCCGGACCAGCGCCTGCTGATTCACTTGATGGAGCCGCAAGGGAAGAACGACGTCAGGCCGAAGCCGATGAACGGCTGGCAGAAGTTGACCCAGAGCAACGAGAACCTGCGACTGGTCGGCTGGAAACAGGCGGCAGATACGTCGTTCGCGTTCGAAGTGCTCGATTCGCTCGGGCGGGTCAGCGAGAGACAGGAAATTCCGCTGCACCGTCCCGCGCCGCCGAGTCAGCCGTCCGATCGGTAG
- a CDS encoding glycosyltransferase family 4 protein translates to MKILLAAANAASFITRDARILRERHEVVEYVLPRALWPSAASRRLVDDCDLLFVWFATVRAWPLVVRARRQGKPIVLVIGGYEVVHRPDLNYGTARRLLHRQATQSVLNRATRVLTVSKSSHHDLLANFQVDPARTKVIPHGFEDLAEGIARPKSPSVLTVGYGREDTWRIKGLEEFFATAAQMPDVSFVHVGGIAPAVLQSKVGTLPPNVKLVGAVPYADIGSYYAPAQVYLQMSRHESFGCAVAESMLFECVPVVSRGGALPEVVGDAGIIVESWATADVVAAIRGALALPSSAGVKARQRVLTEFSYARRRDRLLAVIDEAVAVRHIS, encoded by the coding sequence GTGAAAATCCTGCTCGCCGCAGCGAATGCGGCGTCCTTCATCACGCGCGATGCCAGGATTCTGCGCGAACGACACGAAGTCGTCGAATACGTCCTGCCGCGCGCGCTGTGGCCCTCCGCCGCTTCGCGCCGGCTGGTGGACGACTGCGACCTGCTGTTCGTCTGGTTTGCGACCGTGCGCGCCTGGCCGCTGGTCGTGCGGGCGCGACGTCAGGGCAAGCCGATTGTGCTGGTGATCGGCGGGTATGAAGTCGTGCATCGCCCCGATCTCAACTACGGCACCGCGCGCAGACTCCTCCACCGCCAGGCCACACAATCGGTGCTGAATCGGGCAACGCGGGTGCTCACGGTCTCAAAATCTTCACACCACGATCTGCTGGCGAATTTCCAGGTTGACCCGGCCAGGACGAAGGTGATTCCGCACGGCTTCGAAGACCTGGCCGAGGGTATCGCGCGCCCCAAGTCGCCGAGTGTGTTGACGGTGGGCTATGGCCGGGAAGACACCTGGCGAATCAAGGGGCTGGAGGAATTCTTTGCCACGGCCGCGCAGATGCCGGACGTGAGCTTCGTGCACGTCGGCGGAATCGCTCCGGCGGTGCTGCAAAGCAAGGTGGGCACCCTGCCGCCCAACGTGAAGCTCGTCGGCGCGGTGCCGTATGCCGACATCGGCTCCTACTATGCTCCGGCGCAGGTCTACTTGCAGATGTCGCGGCACGAAAGCTTCGGCTGTGCGGTCGCGGAGTCGATGTTGTTTGAATGCGTGCCGGTGGTGAGTCGTGGCGGGGCGCTGCCGGAGGTTGTCGGCGACGCCGGGATCATCGTCGAAAGTTGGGCGACTGCGGATGTTGTGGCAGCGATCCGAGGCGCGCTGGCACTGCCGTCCAGCGCGGGCGTGAAGGCGCGCCAACGGGTGTTGACGGAATTCTCGTACGCGCGACGGCGGGATCGGCTATTGGCTGTGATTGACGAAGCGGTTGCGGTGCGTCATATCTCTTAG